From one Acidobacteriota bacterium genomic stretch:
- a CDS encoding translocation/assembly module TamB domain-containing protein: MQGKIKIILVSLLSLFLLLLIAVFIYVRSGGLEHLLEDAIITSFKEVGIRAEIGASNLDLTGSKVTLENLELFIESDNQKLGSIEKIQGEFSVLSYLKQRVDLKKLSVIKPEFWIAVDDAGRTTLEKLKSPPEKKEKQDNIKIFTAEFAIADGTIHFTDQKNQISALVPNLSATLTPKTPDALVDELNHLFILKFDKATATYQGREVKTISLNVEGDARESDANIKSLVFNSDVANIKNATGQITDFKTFAYHFSDIQVETVLNEIARIFAPETRLAGRATFAGEVQGKGDEYKARGHLTANDLQAVDIRASNLEVKLDEVNGKGDEYKAKGQLASSFINAEGFRISDVRINFDANGKGAEYNADADILTASVSNNDFSINTVRLDDANVTGHAAAFDVTTNLTLAALKSGKVNLTNLRGKLTANSNRATLANFTAQVLGGSVTGNAAVVYKGSGESKVDVVFQAIDLNQAAQLAAANDVTVTGKASGNAQLSFSGLNYKVANGKVNADFDAVVAPKEEGGESLPAKGQIALLATGHGFQVERADIHSANSQITASGSIDWDGIADLNVNFNSQDMSELQRVIDSFGLIPENIKSEYEVTLSGAGEFNGRVQGKFAAANLNGHLRLASVKMHEEEVGQVEGDIAYTANLLRVENGSIVRADKNSRADFTLNALLKDGGGTSVQATLKDFDLRQVVNLAAPQLGEQVTSGKVNGEVDLKNLGDKRKLTGTANITLSAAEFTPLPEEGEEAKPIVIPEFIGKIAINNSVVKVQNLQMKLNDSLIAGTGSFNLDTYEYAVNAEGKSIDLAELSNRINSSEGGGVKLTGLANLNVKGEGFWGKDNSDDWSRVNLNATIQGQNVAINGRDVGDAKVVAFTDNGIVKIEATGNILEQERTLHATVDLRDRKVWALNSSIDFADAELGPYLALVSPDLANLTGRATGNIVISGPLQEPEKIQALATLSKLELGGDLAVDRPYKITNQDPIVIRATSKEFTIEPVTFTGEGTSVRVAGTIGGTDENVKPNLTVTGELNLRFLSTFIADVATTGVAQLQASVTGTLDAPQILGLVNLKDVGVRVVNFPVSIARGYGQVRFTANQALIEDFSASTSGGGRLTVNGGAALSGFIPDRFRLEGRGEQIGVEYPRDTQTIADVFVTFQGNQKLQVLSGNVKVRRATYTKDLTIEELVNTGGPFTPAFYETGPGGKGDPGPPISLDVHVEADNTVVVRNNLMEATGSASLNLRGPIGEPLVSGRLQFNQGYLEFRNERHEITRALITVLPRRGAEPLLDLQTEVDVGGYHITTNFNGPPSKLRTVLRSDPSLPETDIVSLLLTGSVAGDTRSAEEVNQRGLNLAQSLLATGLSEKGEKFTQRIFGLNRFSIDPLIAGRGNDPTARVTVGRKITKDLTITYSQNLTPSGQAGIDRIVLVEYRLSNRLSVVGFRNERGEIGFDVRLRKRF, from the coding sequence ATGCAGGGTAAAATCAAAATTATCTTAGTCAGCCTACTGAGTCTTTTCTTACTACTCTTAATTGCGGTCTTTATTTATGTGCGAAGCGGGGGACTGGAACATCTCCTCGAAGATGCCATCATCACTTCCTTTAAAGAGGTCGGCATCCGCGCGGAAATCGGCGCATCCAACCTCGACCTGACAGGCAGCAAAGTCACCCTCGAAAACCTCGAGCTTTTCATCGAAAGTGATAATCAAAAACTTGGCAGCATCGAAAAAATTCAAGGCGAATTTTCGGTGCTCAGTTATTTAAAGCAGCGCGTCGATTTGAAAAAGTTGAGCGTCATCAAACCGGAATTCTGGATTGCGGTTGATGACGCGGGACGCACGACTTTGGAAAAATTGAAATCACCGCCCGAAAAAAAAGAGAAGCAGGACAATATCAAAATTTTCACCGCCGAATTTGCAATCGCCGACGGCACCATTCATTTCACCGACCAGAAAAATCAAATTAGCGCGCTGGTTCCGAATCTCTCAGCGACCCTGACACCGAAAACCCCCGACGCCCTGGTTGATGAACTCAATCATCTGTTCATCTTGAAATTCGATAAAGCCACAGCTACTTATCAAGGTCGTGAAGTAAAAACCATCTCATTGAACGTTGAAGGCGATGCGCGCGAAAGCGATGCCAATATTAAATCGCTGGTGTTCAATTCCGATGTGGCTAATATTAAAAATGCCACCGGACAAATTACCGATTTCAAAACCTTCGCTTACCATTTTTCAGATATTCAAGTGGAAACTGTTTTAAATGAAATTGCCCGCATTTTCGCGCCCGAAACCAGACTCGCCGGACGAGCCACATTTGCCGGAGAGGTGCAGGGCAAAGGCGATGAGTACAAAGCCAGAGGGCATCTCACCGCCAATGATTTGCAGGCAGTTGACATTCGCGCCAGCAATCTTGAAGTCAAACTTGATGAAGTCAATGGCAAAGGCGACGAGTACAAAGCCAAAGGACAACTCGCTTCAAGCTTTATCAATGCCGAAGGCTTTCGCATCTCGGATGTTCGCATCAATTTCGACGCCAATGGAAAAGGCGCGGAGTATAACGCCGACGCCGATATTCTGACCGCCAGTGTCAGCAATAATGATTTCAGCATCAACACCGTGCGACTCGATGACGCCAATGTCACAGGCCACGCGGCAGCCTTTGATGTGACGACCAATTTGACGCTCGCGGCGCTCAAAAGCGGCAAAGTCAATTTAACCAATTTGCGCGGAAAACTGACGGCAAACAGCAACCGCGCAACGCTGGCGAATTTCACCGCGCAGGTTTTAGGGGGGTCAGTCACCGGCAACGCCGCTGTGGTTTATAAAGGCAGCGGCGAATCAAAAGTTGATGTGGTGTTTCAAGCGATTGACCTCAATCAAGCGGCGCAACTTGCAGCCGCCAACGATGTGACCGTAACCGGCAAAGCCAGCGGCAATGCGCAACTCAGTTTTTCCGGGCTGAATTACAAAGTTGCAAATGGCAAAGTGAATGCCGATTTCGATGCCGTGGTTGCGCCCAAAGAGGAAGGCGGCGAATCCTTACCCGCAAAGGGCCAGATTGCCCTGCTTGCCACCGGGCACGGCTTTCAAGTGGAACGCGCCGACATCCACTCAGCCAATAGCCAGATTACCGCGAGCGGTTCGATTGATTGGGATGGCATTGCCGATTTGAACGTCAACTTTAATTCCCAGGATATGTCCGAGTTGCAGCGCGTCATCGATTCATTCGGACTGATACCGGAAAACATTAAAAGCGAATACGAAGTCACCCTCAGCGGCGCAGGTGAATTCAATGGTCGGGTGCAAGGTAAATTCGCTGCCGCGAATTTGAACGGGCATCTTAGACTGGCAAGCGTCAAGATGCATGAAGAAGAGGTGGGTCAGGTTGAAGGCGACATCGCTTATACCGCAAATCTGCTTCGCGTTGAAAACGGTTCAATCGTTCGCGCTGATAAAAATTCGCGCGCTGATTTTACTTTAAACGCGCTGTTGAAAGATGGCGGCGGCACCTCGGTGCAGGCGACGCTCAAGGATTTCGATTTGCGTCAAGTGGTGAATCTGGCTGCGCCGCAACTGGGTGAGCAAGTCACCAGCGGGAAAGTAAATGGCGAGGTCGATTTAAAAAATTTGGGTGATAAACGCAAACTCACAGGCACGGCAAATATCACCCTCAGCGCCGCCGAGTTCACCCCTCTGCCGGAAGAAGGCGAAGAAGCAAAGCCGATTGTCATACCGGAATTCATTGGCAAAATTGCTATCAACAACAGTGTTGTCAAGGTTCAGAATCTGCAAATGAAACTCAACGACAGTCTGATTGCAGGCACCGGTTCTTTTAACCTCGACACCTACGAATATGCTGTGAACGCTGAAGGCAAGAGTATCGACCTTGCCGAGTTGTCAAATCGAATCAACAGCAGTGAAGGTGGCGGCGTCAAACTCACGGGGCTTGCCAATTTGAATGTCAAAGGCGAAGGCTTCTGGGGCAAAGACAATTCCGATGACTGGTCGCGCGTCAATTTGAATGCCACGATTCAAGGTCAAAACGTCGCCATCAACGGGCGCGATGTCGGCGATGCGAAAGTGGTCGCTTTCACAGATAACGGCATCGTTAAAATCGAAGCCACGGGAAATATTTTAGAGCAGGAACGCACCCTGCACGCGACGGTCGATTTGCGTGACCGCAAAGTCTGGGCTTTGAATTCAAGCATTGATTTTGCCGATGCTGAACTTGGTCCCTACCTCGCGCTGGTTTCGCCCGATTTAGCGAACCTCACGGGACGCGCAACCGGCAACATCGTCATCAGCGGTCCCTTGCAGGAGCCTGAAAAAATCCAGGCGCTCGCGACCCTTTCAAAACTTGAACTCGGCGGCGACCTCGCGGTCGACCGACCTTATAAAATCACCAATCAAGACCCGATAGTCATTCGCGCCACCTCGAAAGAATTTACCATCGAGCCGGTTACTTTCACCGGTGAAGGCACCAGCGTCCGGGTTGCCGGAACCATTGGGGGAACCGATGAAAATGTCAAACCCAATTTAACCGTAACCGGCGAACTCAATTTACGATTTCTTTCGACGTTTATCGCCGACGTTGCAACCACTGGGGTCGCGCAATTGCAGGCATCGGTAACCGGAACCCTGGATGCGCCGCAAATCCTCGGATTGGTCAACCTCAAAGATGTGGGAGTGCGAGTGGTCAATTTCCCTGTGTCGATTGCGCGCGGTTACGGGCAGGTGCGCTTCACTGCGAATCAGGCATTGATTGAAGATTTTTCGGCATCAACTTCGGGCGGCGGGCGATTGACGGTCAATGGTGGCGCGGCGCTTTCGGGTTTTATTCCCGACCGCTTTCGTCTGGAAGGCAGAGGCGAACAAATTGGCGTTGAATATCCGCGTGATACGCAAACCATCGCCGATGTGTTTGTCACCTTTCAGGGAAATCAAAAATTGCAGGTGCTATCGGGGAATGTCAAAGTCCGGCGCGCCACATACACCAAGGATTTAACTATTGAAGAACTCGTCAACACCGGCGGTCCCTTCACCCCGGCGTTTTATGAAACCGGACCGGGCGGCAAAGGCGACCCGGGACCGCCGATTTCTCTCGATGTCCATGTTGAAGCCGATAATACCGTCGTCGTGCGGAATAATTTAATGGAAGCCACCGGCAGCGCTTCGCTCAATTTACGCGGGCCGATTGGCGAACCGCTGGTGTCAGGTCGTTTGCAATTCAATCAGGGGTATTTGGAATTTCGCAACGAGCGTCACGAAATCACCCGCGCGTTGATTACGGTTTTGCCGCGTCGCGGCGCGGAACCCCTGCTTGATTTGCAAACCGAAGTCGATGTCGGCGGATACCACATTACTACGAATTTCAATGGGCCGCCGAGTAAACTGAGAACCGTGTTGCGCTCTGACCCGAGTTTGCCTGAAACCGATATTGTTTCGCTTCTGCTCACCGGTTCGGTAGCCGGCGATACGCGCTCTGCCGAAGAAGTCAATCAACGCGGACTCAATTTAGCGCAGAGTTTACTGGCAACCGGGCTTTCAGAAAAAGGTGAAAAATTTACTCAGCGGATTTTCGGATTGAATCGCTTTTCGATTGATCCGTTGATTGCCGGACGCGGCAACGACCCGACTGCCAGAGTTACGGTGGGAAGAAAAATCACCAAAGACCTGACGATTACCTATTCGCAAAATTTAACGCCATCAGGGCAGGCGGGTATTGACCGCATCGTTTTGGTTGAATACCGCTTGAGCAATCGCTTATCGGTTGTCGGTTTCAGAAATGAACGCGGCGAAATCGGATTTGATGTGCGGCTGAGAAAGCGATTTTAA